One Psychrobacillus glaciei genomic region harbors:
- a CDS encoding UDP-N-acetylmuramoyl-tripeptide--D-alanyl-D-alanine ligase, translating into MKPLRVKDIRNLLEGELISGSELWSVNHAIYYKRHDLTKRNSLMFVSRSDDVNWNEINNKGPSLVISDKPSSELKNALSDTTVIKVKSLVQAYWKFMDYYRNLFQIPVVTITGTCGKTTTKEMIKHILIKDRSVQASISSKNEPRQSFPYLTGIDEKTKAAVFELGLGNTGNIKHQCMIYQPTIGIITNIGVHHLDGCGNLEGYINAKSEIVDGIKKDGTLILNADDTNTKKVSLHSFKGKVIYFGESSKADFRASNIQFTENGMNFQINFMNKKYTAFIPGYGEHQVYNALAAIAAVNEMGMDIKEAISRLKTYKNMSRHLEFSSGKGGSTIIDDTWTNNPTSVEAALKVLDSIGAGKNVILVLGDIKRLGNFEKKYHAEIGSLVAKRDIHTLITIGSKAEEIARKAMEDGSKADVHMFKDTQGVMEVLQPKLDNQAVLLIKGPMSSRSMIEFANNLKENS; encoded by the coding sequence ATGAAACCTTTACGCGTGAAAGACATTCGGAATTTACTTGAAGGCGAATTAATAAGTGGTTCCGAACTTTGGAGTGTAAATCATGCTATATACTATAAACGGCATGATCTTACGAAGAGAAATTCGCTAATGTTTGTTAGTAGAAGTGATGATGTCAACTGGAATGAAATCAATAATAAGGGCCCATCTCTTGTGATTTCTGATAAGCCCTCTTCCGAACTGAAAAATGCACTGTCAGATACTACTGTCATAAAAGTTAAGAGTCTTGTGCAAGCTTATTGGAAATTCATGGATTATTATCGGAATTTGTTTCAGATACCTGTTGTTACAATAACAGGAACATGTGGTAAAACAACTACGAAAGAAATGATCAAACATATATTAATCAAAGACCGGAGTGTCCAGGCTTCCATTAGCAGTAAGAATGAGCCTCGCCAATCATTTCCCTATTTGACGGGCATCGATGAAAAAACAAAAGCTGCAGTATTTGAACTTGGATTGGGTAATACGGGTAATATTAAACATCAGTGTATGATTTATCAGCCTACAATAGGAATCATTACTAATATTGGTGTTCATCATTTAGATGGTTGTGGAAATCTAGAAGGTTATATCAATGCTAAGTCAGAAATAGTAGATGGTATAAAAAAAGATGGCACATTAATCTTAAATGCGGATGATACAAATACTAAAAAAGTTTCTTTGCATTCATTTAAAGGGAAGGTTATCTACTTTGGAGAAAGTTCAAAGGCTGATTTTAGGGCCTCCAATATTCAATTTACCGAAAACGGAATGAATTTTCAAATTAATTTTATGAATAAAAAGTATACCGCTTTTATACCAGGATATGGTGAACATCAAGTGTATAACGCGCTTGCTGCAATTGCTGCTGTAAACGAAATGGGGATGGATATTAAGGAAGCTATCTCTCGTTTAAAAACATATAAAAATATGAGCAGACACTTGGAGTTTTCTAGTGGAAAAGGCGGGAGTACAATCATTGACGATACGTGGACAAATAATCCTACTTCTGTCGAGGCTGCATTAAAGGTACTGGATTCAATTGGGGCAGGTAAAAATGTCATTCTAGTACTCGGAGATATTAAACGGTTAGGGAACTTTGAAAAGAAGTACCATGCTGAAATTGGAAGTCTTGTTGCAAAAAGAGATATTCATACCTTGATTACAATTGGAAGTAAAGCAGAAGAAATAGCTAGGAAGGCGATGGAAGATGGATCGAAAGCAGATGTTCATATGTTTAAGGATACCCAGGGAGTGATGGAAGTTCTTCAACCAAAGCTAGACAATCAAGCAGTTTTGCTCATTAAAGGACCAATGTCAAGCCGTTCCATGATTGAATTTGCCAATAATTTAAAAGAAAATAGTTGA